One Huiozyma naganishii CBS 8797 chromosome 4, complete genome genomic region harbors:
- the KNAG0D00100 gene encoding uncharacterized protein, giving the protein METESVYVADTATAADCNERAEARGEKIGRNPVRPQLQMFKYLYYAPARKPIRIGTSQEFVPITNTREVGFYRKKLCLQNLEFSASDRTLLADYHTNDSEKRSRVLSVLLKYYNTVCARVAKTAFTTDRNGHQSPFPREVSSETLGDYARNVCVFIYLDDVYAQFSFAGNFPRPTDTISVFEEPLADELFLKKARYFREILTDDRHTAYFTHLCQLAAVDIRKVTSEKVEFLSVFQYRYVLDAIKAWTTYAALYPQAATTISDITALFVEKKAQVWRWVTTTYSLL; this is encoded by the coding sequence ATGGAGACCGAGTCTGTTTATGTGGCGGACACAGCCACGGCTGCAGATTGCAATGAGCGAGCAGAAGCCCGTGGCGAGAAGATTGGACGTAATCCGGTCCGTCCCCAGCTGCAAATGTTCAAGTACCTGTACTACGCGCCTGCGCGCAAGCCGATCAGAATTGGAACAAGCCAGGAGTTTGTGCCAATCACTAACACCAGGGAAGTGGGGTTCTACCGCAAGAAGCTCTGCTTGCAAAACCTGGAGTTCAGCGCCTCCGACCGCACGCTTTTGGCAGACTACCACACCAACGACTCCGAGAAGCGCAGCCGCGTGCTTTCCGTTCTGCTCAAGTATTACAACACTGTGTGTGCCCGTGTGGCCAAGACCGCGTTCACCACTGACCGCAACGGCCATCAGAGCCCCTTTCCCCGCGAGGTCTCCTCTGAAACCCTGGGTGACTATGCCCGCAACGTCTGTGTTTTCATATATCTGGACGACGTCTACGCGCAGTTCAGTTTTGCGGGGAACTTCCCCAGACCCACCGACACCATTTCCGTGTTTGAAGAGCCGCTGGCCGACGAGCTGTTTCTGAAAAAGGCACGTTACTTCCGCGAGATCCTCACAGACGACCGCCACACCGCTTACTTTACCCACCTCTGCCAGCTGGCGGCCGTGGACATCCGCAAAGTGACCTCCGAAAAGGTCGAGTTTCTCTCTGTCTTTCAATACCGCTACGTCCTTGACGCCATCAAGGCGTGGACAACGTATGCCGCGCTGTATCCGCAAGCGGCAACAACCATTAGCGATATAACAGCCCTGTTTGTGGAAAAGAAGGCTCAGGTGTGGCGGTGGGTCACTACCACATACTCTCTGCTG